The Planctomycetota bacterium sequence TCAGCCCTTCTTTTGCCTCAAGGCTGGCCTGCATGGGGGACGATGTTATCCCCAGGGAATGGTGTCTTTCGGACGGGGGCGGGGTGCGCCCCGGCGAGGCGAGGGGGTCCAAGGTGCATCGAGCGTGGGTCATCCTGACGGCGGCGGGGTTCCTTGCCGTAGCCGGGTGCGCGAGCAGCGTCACCCGCGAGGCGCAGCAGGATTTCAACCCGGGCCGGGCGGCGTTCGAGGCGGGGCGCTGGCAGGAGGCGGTGGACGCTTTCACGCGGTTCCTGGCGGCGCATCCGAGTTCGCCGGCGCGGGGCGAGGTGTACTACTACCGGGGTCTGGCCGAGGTGCGTCTCTCGCGTCGTGCGGAGGCGCTCGCGGACTTTCAGCGTGCGACGCGGGCCGCAGCGCCGCCCCCGAGCCCGGCCTACGCGCAGGTGGCCGCCGGAAATCTGCACTTTGAGGAAGGCCGCGACTGGGATGCCGTCCGGGCGTACAGCGGGGTGCTGGGGGACCCGCCGGACGGCGTGCCGCTCGACCGGCTCGTCCTGCGGCTGGCGATCAGTCTTCAGCAGGTCGGGCGATGGTCCACGGCCGACCGGTATCTGGCCTACGTGATCGAGAACTTTTCCGGGACGCCGGCGGCGGCCGAGGCGCGCCGCCGCTATCGGGCCGGAGCATTCACGGTGCAGACGGGGGCGTACACGTCGAGCGAAGGAGCCCAGCGCGAAGCGTCGCGGTTGCGAACGGCGGGCTTCGCGCCGGAGGTCAGCGTCACACAGCAGCAAGCGCGTCGGCTCCACACGGTCCGCGTCGGTCACGCGCGGACCTACGCGGAGGCGCTGAGTCTGGCCCAGCGCGTGAGCAAGGCAGGCTTCTCCGCTCTGGTTGTGCCGTAACCGGACGAGAGGGGTGAAGGGGACGATGGGTTTGCGACGTCACGACTATGCGACGGAGGAGCGTCTGCGCGAGCGGGTGCGGTCGGACCCGCGCGCGGCCGGGGCGCATCAGAAACTGTCGGCATGGCTGTCGCGCGCCGGCCGGTTGGCGCAGGCGCGTGAGGTGCTCCAGGCGGGTCTTTCGCGTGCGGAGGTGACGGCGTCGCTGCAGCACCTGTTGGGCCTCCTCTTTGCGGGGGCGGAGGACTATGAGTCGGCGGAGCGGCACCTGGCGCGGGCGTCGGCCCAGGAGCCGATGCGGTTCGATTACCTTCGGGACCTGGCCCTCGTTCGGGCGGTGGCGGGCAAGACGGCGGCATCGGTTGAGACGCTTCGCCAGGCGGCCGGTCTGACGGATGGAATGCCGGCGGACCTGGAGTGTCTTCTTCGGCTCGGGGAACAGTCGCTCGTGCAGGGGGGCGCGAAACCGGAGCGTCGCCCGCCGAAACCTCGCCGGTGTGCGGCGTTCGTGGAGAGCCTCGTGGCGCGCGAGCCTGAAATGGCCGAAGCGCTCATCGCCGGGCGCGAGGCGTCGGATCCCCGCAAGCGCGAGGTGCTCAGAGCGGCGAGGCAGGCGCTGCGGCGCCTGATTGCGCGGAATCCCGCGTATCCCGACCTTTACTTCGGGATGAGCCTGGTGGCGGAGCAACTGGGCGAGATCGACCGCGCGATCGAGGCAGCCGAAAAGGCGCTCGCCCTCAACCCGCGGTACGTCGAGGCCTG is a genomic window containing:
- a CDS encoding SPOR domain-containing protein, with the protein product MGDDVIPREWCLSDGGGVRPGEARGSKVHRAWVILTAAGFLAVAGCASSVTREAQQDFNPGRAAFEAGRWQEAVDAFTRFLAAHPSSPARGEVYYYRGLAEVRLSRRAEALADFQRATRAAAPPPSPAYAQVAAGNLHFEEGRDWDAVRAYSGVLGDPPDGVPLDRLVLRLAISLQQVGRWSTADRYLAYVIENFSGTPAAAEARRRYRAGAFTVQTGAYTSSEGAQREASRLRTAGFAPEVSVTQQQARRLHTVRVGHARTYAEALSLAQRVSKAGFSALVVP
- a CDS encoding tetratricopeptide repeat protein, producing MGLRRHDYATEERLRERVRSDPRAAGAHQKLSAWLSRAGRLAQAREVLQAGLSRAEVTASLQHLLGLLFAGAEDYESAERHLARASAQEPMRFDYLRDLALVRAVAGKTAASVETLRQAAGLTDGMPADLECLLRLGEQSLVQGGAKPERRPPKPRRCAAFVESLVAREPEMAEALIAGREASDPRKREVLRAARQALRRLIARNPAYPDLYFGMSLVAEQLGEIDRAIEAAEKALALNPRYVEACLLAVRLYEKRGEPARAAERCLTVTELEPQWLDAHLRLGHLLREQGRVRDAAEAYRRALEVKADCEEARHGLERLEAALAQHPAEAAEGGAG